The nucleotide sequence TCATCGATGACCTTTTTGCCCAGGAACAGGCTGGCCATGCCTTCGCCGATACTGGCGCTGGTCTTGGAAAGGCCTTGCTTGAGGCGGGCAAAGAAGCCCAGCTTGGCGGGTGCTGCTTCTACGGCCGCGGAAACGGGAGCAGGCTCCGGCTCGGCGACAACTTCCGCCGGCACCGCGGCTAGCCGCTCAGGCTCGGACTCGACAGGCACGAAATCTGCGGTGACTTCCGCTTCAGGCTCAGGCTGCTGTGAGGCTTGTGCGGCGACTGGCTCGTTCTCTGCCAGCAGTTCCTGCGCCTGCTCATCGGGCTTATCAGCGAACGGCTGGCTGTCTTCCAGCGGCTCGGATGGTGGTGGTTCGGCTGCCGGGGCTTGCGGCTTCTTGCGCAACCAGCCGAACAAGCCTTTCTTCTCGCCAGCTTCAGCTGGCGCCTTCTTATCGTCGTTGGAACCAAACATGGAGAAGATTTTCTCAAGAGGGCGAAACGCCAGCAGCCACGCCACTGGCCAGACGGGGGCTATCCTAGCACCGCGCAACCGACTGCGTTAAGTGTGGTCAGTGACTGGCGTATCAGGGCACGGGCGGTCCTGTTCGGCCAGGTAAAGGCGGAATAAATTCGGCCCAGTGCCCGTTATGTCACGACGGAGCGCGTACATCGAGGGTTGTGTGCCGCAAAATCTTGATGCTGATCGATTCATACGCCACTTTGCCCTGGCCACGACGCCCAGTACCATGCCCCGCGTGCTCCCCGCCGGCCGGCCATTGCCGGCGGGTTCATTCCTGTAAGAGTTCACCATCATGTTTCCGATGCTACGCCGCGCAGCCGTTCTGTTATTTGCCTCTTTTTATCTGCCGCTGATCAACGCAGCCGAGGCCCAGCCCACCCACGAATTCTTTCTGGACAATGGCCTCAAGGTCATCGTCCGCGAGGATCACCGCGCTCCCGTGGTGGTGTCCCAGCTTTGGTACAAGGTCGGTTCCAGCTACGAAACGCCCGGCCAAACCGGCCTTTCCCATGCGCTGGAACACATGATGTTCAAAGGCAGCCGCTCGCTCGGTGCCGGCGAAGCCTCCCGTATCCTGCGCGAGCTTGGCGCCGAGGAAAACGCCTTCACCAGCGACGACTACACCGCTTATTACCAGGTATTGGCCCGTGATCGCCTGGCGGTAGCCTTCGAACTGGAAGCCGATCGCCTGGCCGGCCTCAAACTGCCCGCAGACGAATTTGCTCGCGAGATCGAGGTGATCAAGGAGGAGCGCCGCCTGCGCACCGACGACAGACCCAGCTCCCTGGCCTATGAGCGTTTCAAGGCCATGGCCTACCCCGCCAGCGGCTACCACACCCCGACCATCGGCTGGATGGACGATCTGAACCGCATGACCATCGAAGATCTGCGCGCCTGGTACGAGGCCTGGTATGCCCCCAACAACGCCACTCTGGTAGTGGTCGGCGATGTCACGGTCGACGAAGTGCGCACACTGGCCGAGCGCTATTTCGGCCCGATCGAAAAGCGCCCGGTCCCGAGCGCCAAGCGTCCGTTGGAGCTGGCCGAGCCTGGAGAGCGGCGCCTGACCCTGCATCTCAAAACCCAGGTACCAAGCCTGATGATGGGCTTCAATACGGCCAGCCTGGCCACTGAGCCCGAGAACCCACGACAGATCCACGCGTTACGCCTGATCACCGCCCTCCTCGATGGTGGCTCCAGCGCACGGCTGTCACGGCAGCTGGAGCGCGGCGAGGAACTGGTGAGCAGTGCCGCCGCCTGGTACAACGCCCACGCCCGCGGTGACAGCCTGTTCGTTCTCAGCGCCTCGCCCAATACGCAGAAGGGCCACACCCTCGAAGAGGTCGAGGCCGCCCTCTGGACACAACTGGAACAGCTCAAACAAACACCGCCTTCGCCCGAGGAACTTGAGCGCGTCCGCGCACAGGTCATCGCCGCTTTGGTCTACGAGCGCGACTCCATCACCGAGCAGGCCACCACCATTGGCATGCTGGAAACGGTTGGCCTGTCCTGGCGCCTGATGGACGAGGACCTCGCCGCACTGGAAGCGGTAACGCCGGAAGATATCCAGCAGGCGGCCCGTACCTATTTCACCCGCTCGCGCCTGAGCGTCGCCCATGTTCTGCCCGAGGAGTCCGGTGATGAGTGATCGCACCTTTATGCGCAGCGGCCTGATCGGCCTGTTTCTGCTCGGCACCTTCGGCCTGACTGCCTGTGACAGCGAAACCGGAGACACGGTCGCCGTCATCCCACCGGCGCACAACGTGGCAACACCGGTCGAGTCCGGCCAGGCCATCGCCCGCGAAGACCAGAAGCAGCCGCGCCTTGAATCCCTCGACGCGCTGGACGACCAACCGTTGCCACGCCGCCAGCTGGACATTCAGAGCTGGCAGACCGAAGGCGGCGCCCGTGTGCTGTTCGTTGAGGCCCGCGAACTGCCGATGTTCGACCTGCGCCTGACCTTCGCCGCCGGCAGCAGCCAGGACGGCGACACACCAGGGCTGGCGATGCTGACCAACGCCATGCTCGACGAAGGCATCGAGGGCAAGGACGTGACCGCCATTGCCGAAGGTTTCGAGAACCTGGGGGCTGAATTCGGCAACGGCTCCTACCGCGACATGGCCATCGCCAGCCTGCGCAGCCTCAGCGCTGCCGACAAGCGCGAGCCGGCGCTACAGCTGTTCAGCCAGGTGGTCGGCCAGCCGAGTTTCCCCGAGGATTCGCTGCAGCGCATCAAGAACCAGCTCCTCACCGGCTTCGAGTTCCAGAAGCAGAACCCCGGCAAGCTGGCCAGCCTGGAGCTGTTCAAGCAGCTGTACCAGGAGCACCCCTATGCGCACCCCAGCGAAGGCACGCCCGCCTCGATACCCGGCATCGATGCGGCGCACGTGCGTGACTTCCACGCCAGGGCCTACGCGGCCGGCAATGTGGTAATCGCCCTGGTTGGCGACCTGAGCCGCAGCGAAGCCGAAATGATTGCCGAGCAGGTGTCCGCCGCCCTGCCGCAAGGCACTGCCCTGCCGCCACCCGACGAGCCAAGCAGGACTTCAGCGACCCACGAACACATCGACTACCCGTCCAACCAGACCCACCTGCTGCTGGCGCAGCTCGGCATTCCCCGGGGCCACCCTGACTATGCCGCGCTCTACCTTGGCAACCAGATCCTCGGCGGCGGCGGTTTCGGCACGCGGCTGATGGAAGAGGTACGGGAGAAGCGCGGACTGACCTATGGCGTCTATTCCGGTTTCAGCCCTATGCAGACCAATGGTCCGTTCATGATCAACCTGCAGACCCGAGCCGATATGGCCGAAGGCACCCTTGAGCTGGTGCAGCAACTGGTGGGCGAGTTCCTCGATAAAGGCCCGACCGAGGCCGAGCTGGAACGCGCCAAGCGCCAGACCGCCGGCAGCTTCCCGCTGTCCACCGCGAGCAACGCCGATATCGTCGGTCAACTAGGCAGCATCGGCTTCTACAATCTTCCGCTGAGCTATCTGGAAGACTTTATGCAACAGGTCCAGGCACTGTCGGTCGAAGACGTCAGGGCAGCGATGAACCGGCACCTCGATGCCGACGGTTTCGTCATCGTCACCGCCGGCCCCGAGGTCGAACAGAAGCCGCTGCCGCCGCCCAGCGACAAGCACCTCGAACAACCCAGCAGCGTTCCGGAGCACTGATGGCCAACCCACCCATACGCCCTTCCGCTCATGGCGGACAAGGCCAGCTACGCATCATCGGTGGTGACTGGCGCAGCCGGCGCCTTAGCTTCCCCGACGCCGAGGGCTTGCGCCCGACACCAGACCGGGTGCGCGAAACCCTGTTCAACTGGCTGGCGCCCTATATCAGCGGCGCACGTGTTCTGGATGCTTTCACCGGTAGCGGCGCGCTCTATCTGGAGGCTTTGT is from Pseudomonas saudiphocaensis and encodes:
- a CDS encoding M16 family metallopeptidase, yielding MFPMLRRAAVLLFASFYLPLINAAEAQPTHEFFLDNGLKVIVREDHRAPVVVSQLWYKVGSSYETPGQTGLSHALEHMMFKGSRSLGAGEASRILRELGAEENAFTSDDYTAYYQVLARDRLAVAFELEADRLAGLKLPADEFAREIEVIKEERRLRTDDRPSSLAYERFKAMAYPASGYHTPTIGWMDDLNRMTIEDLRAWYEAWYAPNNATLVVVGDVTVDEVRTLAERYFGPIEKRPVPSAKRPLELAEPGERRLTLHLKTQVPSLMMGFNTASLATEPENPRQIHALRLITALLDGGSSARLSRQLERGEELVSSAAAWYNAHARGDSLFVLSASPNTQKGHTLEEVEAALWTQLEQLKQTPPSPEELERVRAQVIAALVYERDSITEQATTIGMLETVGLSWRLMDEDLAALEAVTPEDIQQAARTYFTRSRLSVAHVLPEESGDE
- a CDS encoding M16 family metallopeptidase; translated protein: MSDRTFMRSGLIGLFLLGTFGLTACDSETGDTVAVIPPAHNVATPVESGQAIAREDQKQPRLESLDALDDQPLPRRQLDIQSWQTEGGARVLFVEARELPMFDLRLTFAAGSSQDGDTPGLAMLTNAMLDEGIEGKDVTAIAEGFENLGAEFGNGSYRDMAIASLRSLSAADKREPALQLFSQVVGQPSFPEDSLQRIKNQLLTGFEFQKQNPGKLASLELFKQLYQEHPYAHPSEGTPASIPGIDAAHVRDFHARAYAAGNVVIALVGDLSRSEAEMIAEQVSAALPQGTALPPPDEPSRTSATHEHIDYPSNQTHLLLAQLGIPRGHPDYAALYLGNQILGGGGFGTRLMEEVREKRGLTYGVYSGFSPMQTNGPFMINLQTRADMAEGTLELVQQLVGEFLDKGPTEAELERAKRQTAGSFPLSTASNADIVGQLGSIGFYNLPLSYLEDFMQQVQALSVEDVRAAMNRHLDADGFVIVTAGPEVEQKPLPPPSDKHLEQPSSVPEH